A region of Desulforegula conservatrix Mb1Pa DNA encodes the following proteins:
- a CDS encoding ATP-binding protein produces the protein MIGIRQKLALGFLSILAVSAVIGVMTMRQMDDLGKAIDVILRENYRSVIACQDMKEALERIDSAALISLTGNEPVNIDEQILKFDSALETELGNLTIQGEAEKANKIRALFGEYLPILKMVTDTSITIDSRREIYFNKLYPLFSGIKNNAQDILEINQKNMTDANDAARRKASSARRHLLIGILSSAIVAVLFIYLIQRWILVPLRRLIESAEEISKGRLELVIETDSRDEMGQLSEAFNSMAEGLRKFVRAERMGLTRGRRATEEIFKILPVAIAVADQNGIIELATEVAEKQFGLCSGKAVVDSGLEWLREMVSSVQANGESAALERDGGLIQLFIDNREHFFRPAVIPVRSDYADGELSGAAIVIEDVTAIREQQELKKGVISTVTHQLKTPLTSLRMSVHLLLDEKIGHINKKQTELLIAARDESERLASILDDLLDMDRIESGREFLNIKPVDANMLIMDSIDCFAAEAKDRGLNLISILPDDLPDVMADSGMVAHVLANLISNTFKFTDPGGTVTIGSERSGNMVCFSIRDTGKGISEEHIGRIFDRFYRVPGQNGHSGAGLGLAIVKQIVEAHGGTVSAESKPGKGSEFRFSLPVSDGCHYSCENENHENKDGLNHD, from the coding sequence ATGATCGGAATACGCCAGAAGCTTGCTCTCGGATTTTTAAGTATTCTTGCAGTCAGTGCCGTAATTGGAGTCATGACAATGAGGCAGATGGATGATCTGGGAAAAGCCATAGATGTGATCCTCAGGGAAAATTACCGTAGCGTAATTGCCTGCCAGGACATGAAGGAAGCCCTTGAACGCATTGACAGCGCAGCTCTTATCTCTCTTACAGGAAATGAGCCAGTAAATATTGATGAACAAATCCTGAAATTCGATTCCGCACTTGAAACAGAGCTTGGAAATCTGACAATTCAGGGCGAGGCTGAAAAGGCTAACAAAATAAGAGCTTTATTCGGAGAATACCTGCCAATACTCAAAATGGTTACAGATACTTCCATTACTATAGATTCCCGCCGTGAAATATATTTCAATAAGCTGTATCCATTGTTTTCAGGGATTAAAAACAATGCCCAGGATATTCTCGAAATAAACCAGAAAAACATGACAGATGCCAACGATGCTGCAAGGAGAAAGGCTTCTTCCGCACGCAGGCATCTGCTGATTGGTATTTTGTCTTCGGCAATTGTGGCGGTTTTATTCATATATCTTATCCAAAGATGGATTCTGGTTCCTTTAAGAAGGCTTATCGAATCAGCAGAAGAAATAAGTAAAGGAAGACTTGAGCTTGTAATAGAAACTGACTCAAGGGATGAGATGGGGCAATTGTCCGAAGCTTTTAATTCGATGGCAGAAGGTCTCAGGAAATTTGTCAGAGCGGAACGAATGGGGCTGACACGCGGGAGACGGGCAACAGAAGAGATTTTTAAGATTCTTCCTGTTGCAATAGCCGTGGCTGATCAAAATGGGATAATCGAGCTTGCCACAGAAGTTGCTGAAAAACAATTCGGGCTTTGTTCAGGTAAGGCTGTTGTGGATTCAGGTCTGGAATGGCTCAGGGAGATGGTTTCTTCTGTGCAGGCAAATGGTGAATCGGCTGCACTTGAGCGGGATGGGGGCCTGATCCAGCTTTTTATTGATAACAGGGAGCATTTTTTCAGACCAGCTGTTATTCCGGTTCGATCTGATTACGCAGATGGAGAACTTTCCGGGGCAGCCATAGTAATTGAAGATGTAACTGCAATAAGGGAGCAGCAGGAATTGAAGAAAGGAGTGATTTCAACTGTTACCCATCAGCTTAAAACTCCGCTAACATCCCTTCGCATGTCTGTTCATCTTCTTCTGGATGAAAAAATAGGGCATATTAATAAAAAACAGACCGAACTTCTCATTGCCGCACGTGACGAGAGCGAACGGCTGGCAAGTATTCTGGATGACCTTTTGGATATGGACAGAATTGAATCAGGTCGGGAATTTCTGAATATCAAACCTGTGGACGCTAACATGCTTATCATGGACAGCATCGACTGCTTTGCCGCGGAGGCAAAGGACAGAGGGTTGAATCTGATCAGCATTCTTCCTGATGATCTTCCTGATGTAATGGCCGATTCAGGCATGGTCGCCCATGTTTTGGCCAATCTTATTTCAAACACTTTCAAATTCACAGATCCGGGTGGAACAGTAACGATAGGCTCTGAGAGATCCGGTAATATGGTGTGCTTTTCAATCAGGGATACTGGCAAGGGTATTAGTGAAGAGCATATTGGCAGGATTTTTGACAGGTTCTACAGAGTTCCGGGGCAAAATGGCCATTCCGGTGCAGGACTCGGACTTGCAATCGTAAAGCAGATTGTTGAGGCTCATGGGGGAACCGTAAGCGCTGAGAGCAAGCCTGGCAAAGGATCTGAATTCAGGTTCTCTCTGCCTGTATCTGATGGCTGCCACTATTCTTGTGAAAATGAAAATCATGAAAATAAGGATGGGCTGAACCATGACTGA
- a CDS encoding PTS sugar transporter subunit IIA translates to MTEKRADSFLRLIKKSRRGRLKIYLGYCAGVGKTYQMLLEAHRMMADGIDVSVGIVETHGRKETAALIEGLKLIPPRITTYRGIELHELDIDAILSAKPSVVLVDELAHTNVPGSRNSKRYQDVEEILAAGIHVISTLNVQHLESLYETVERATGVKVKERIPDRVVAEADEVVNVDLTTHDLRRRLKEGKIYGHERITTALDNFFRPANLEQLREISLREMAAHIDSKRRNPLEEQVSSSPDQVMVCLSSRGPNSEALLRYASRLAGRLNRNWYAIYVQTASERPTVIDSETQRLLSNALGLAQQLGATVFTYRGDDIVKTMLQFATEYRVGHIVIGTSGKKSGLWQRLKGEQGIVERLISESRGITVVVLDTRQIYKPEKASIDHERIQAANPRTEMQWQSRIRSLISAERTIIWNSGMNKDAAMKELVSLCCLSCPGLSDEKAWSSVMLRELQGSTFFGEDIAIPHARVDGLDQPVIALGLSAHGIFEHETGRSTRIMFLLLSPGNDQEVHLKLLSEISKMSRDDQFRKKLLAMESRNGILALFNEIT, encoded by the coding sequence ATGACTGAAAAACGAGCTGACAGCTTTCTCAGGCTTATAAAAAAATCCCGGAGAGGTAGGCTCAAAATTTATCTTGGGTATTGCGCAGGAGTCGGCAAAACATATCAGATGCTGCTTGAAGCCCACAGGATGATGGCTGACGGTATTGATGTATCTGTCGGAATAGTCGAAACCCATGGACGAAAGGAAACAGCGGCTCTCATTGAAGGCCTGAAACTGATCCCGCCCCGGATAACCACATACAGAGGAATAGAGCTTCATGAGCTTGATATTGATGCGATTCTTTCAGCAAAGCCCTCGGTTGTTCTTGTTGACGAGCTTGCCCATACCAATGTGCCAGGAAGCAGAAATTCAAAAAGATATCAGGATGTCGAAGAAATTCTTGCGGCAGGTATTCATGTTATTTCCACTCTTAATGTCCAGCACCTTGAAAGTCTTTACGAAACTGTCGAAAGAGCCACAGGTGTAAAAGTCAAGGAAAGGATTCCTGATCGCGTGGTGGCTGAGGCAGATGAGGTCGTAAATGTGGATCTGACAACCCATGATCTGAGGAGGCGTCTGAAAGAAGGGAAAATTTACGGTCATGAAAGGATAACGACTGCACTCGATAATTTTTTCAGACCGGCCAATCTTGAGCAACTCAGGGAGATTTCTTTGCGTGAAATGGCCGCACATATCGATTCCAAACGAAGAAATCCCCTTGAAGAGCAAGTATCATCAAGCCCTGATCAGGTAATGGTCTGTCTAAGCTCCAGAGGCCCTAACAGTGAGGCTCTTCTTCGTTATGCATCCCGTCTCGCCGGCAGGCTTAACAGAAACTGGTACGCAATTTACGTTCAGACTGCTTCAGAGCGGCCCACAGTAATAGATTCCGAAACCCAGCGTCTTTTGTCAAATGCCCTTGGCCTTGCCCAACAGCTTGGCGCGACTGTTTTCACTTACAGAGGAGACGACATTGTTAAGACAATGCTTCAATTTGCCACTGAATATCGGGTTGGGCACATTGTGATAGGAACTTCGGGCAAAAAGTCTGGTCTTTGGCAGAGACTGAAAGGAGAGCAGGGGATAGTGGAACGCCTGATTTCCGAAAGCAGGGGAATCACAGTGGTTGTTCTTGATACAAGGCAGATTTATAAGCCAGAAAAAGCATCGATTGACCATGAAAGAATCCAAGCAGCTAATCCGAGGACTGAAATGCAGTGGCAGAGCCGGATTAGGTCGTTGATTTCAGCAGAGAGAACAATTATCTGGAATTCAGGCATGAACAAGGATGCAGCCATGAAAGAGCTTGTGTCGCTTTGCTGTTTAAGCTGCCCTGGCCTTTCTGATGAAAAGGCGTGGAGTTCGGTTATGCTTAGGGAACTCCAGGGTTCCACATTTTTTGGTGAGGATATAGCTATCCCGCACGCAAGGGTGGACGGCCTTGATCAGCCTGTGATTGCTCTGGGACTTTCGGCGCACGGCATATTCGAGCATGAAACAGGGCGCAGCACAAGAATCATGTTTCTTCTTCTTTCTCCGGGAAATGACCAGGAAGTTCATCTAAAATTATTGAGTGAAATAAGTAAGATGAGCAGAGACGATCAGTTCAGAAAAAAGCTTCTGGCTATGGAGTCAAGAAATGGAATTCTGGCCCTTTTTAATGAAATCACTTAA
- a CDS encoding alpha/beta fold hydrolase: MFENKINGMNFISGAWPLDPGKPTVIFIHGSGGSSVMWKAQVKGLSGSFNTIAVDLPGHGKSEGFGMNSIKAYSDAVADFIKDIEAPSPVACGLSMGGAISLQLLLDNKEMFKTGILINTGAKLRVLPLILNMVQNDYKSYVDSFALTAAAPTTDYSVMMDIIEANAQCNPFVVYNDFMACDSFDVMSRLPEITMPVLVMTAVEDKLSPPKYGTYLADNIKSSVLVSIDGAGHMSPVEKPAEVNGAIADYIGRIVF, encoded by the coding sequence ATGTTCGAGAACAAGATAAACGGAATGAATTTTATATCAGGCGCATGGCCTCTTGATCCAGGTAAACCGACTGTTATCTTCATTCATGGTTCTGGCGGATCGTCGGTAATGTGGAAGGCCCAGGTAAAAGGGCTGTCAGGCAGCTTTAATACCATAGCGGTTGACCTTCCAGGTCACGGAAAAAGTGAAGGATTCGGCATGAACAGTATCAAGGCTTATTCTGATGCTGTGGCCGATTTTATAAAAGACATTGAAGCTCCATCGCCTGTGGCCTGCGGACTCAGCATGGGAGGCGCCATAAGTCTTCAGCTTCTTCTGGACAATAAAGAAATGTTCAAGACTGGAATTCTTATAAATACAGGTGCAAAGCTCAGGGTTCTTCCTCTGATTCTGAATATGGTGCAAAACGATTACAAATCATATGTTGATTCATTTGCGCTTACGGCAGCGGCGCCGACGACTGATTACAGTGTAATGATGGACATAATCGAGGCCAATGCCCAGTGTAATCCCTTTGTTGTTTATAATGATTTCATGGCCTGTGATTCTTTTGACGTAATGAGTCGCCTCCCGGAAATAACCATGCCAGTTCTTGTCATGACTGCTGTTGAAGATAAACTGTCTCCGCCTAAATATGGGACATATCTTGCTGATAATATTAAAAGCTCTGTTCTTGTAAGCATTGATGGGGCAGGGCATATGTCTCCGGTCGAAAAGCCTGCGGAAGTAAACGGAGCAATAGCTGATTATATTGGAAGAATTGTTTTTTAA
- a CDS encoding hybrid sensor histidine kinase/response regulator, translated as MAHKTFVSLTQEKPDGFDLRIPDPEEASRICLCILAENLDVFMQKMGFMKDMITGIVLTKGKSNECSKLTSRLWHMTYPENEIPLPINVLSCFLDTICNEDLDTCMLSLKDSEDDLVYVLKTSEEEIDSLNREKGMLIKAQKALQESEENYRSIFNATNEAIFIHDAKTGKILDVNDRMLKMYGYERDEALKCDIEVFSAGFPPYSRKEAMEFIKKTRNEGPQVFDWLCKRKNGSLFFGEVSLKNEKIGKSEKVIAVTRDISDRKKSEEVLMENEAKYRSLSENSQDIILRYDRDFRHIYANKAAMRIVSKTPEEIIGKSHREMGFDKAICEFWESKIKKVFDTGNPESTTFAWESGHGELFLDWKLFPEFDSNGKTISVLGVARDISELKKTEEALHRSEQLFRGYFELGLTGMSTTTPDKKWVHFNDRLCEILGYSREELQAQTWDSITDPKNIEEETRHFERLISGESDGYTMDKRYIRKDGSIAHVNISVSCLKNQKNEVEYLIAMIQDITERKKAEKALRKSEALLYSTIESLPFDIFALDEKETYILQNSASRKKWGNVIGKTPEEINTNPENMEIWKHNNRRAYNGEQVIGEIEFSINGAKTNYYQIIVPIFPESPHKGIVGVNIDITERKKAEEALAENEERLRTLINSMPDIVCFKDGDGKWLEANDFYIKLMGLEGVDYRGKKNSELAEFNKFYRDTLNIRDDSDEKTWELGVITRKDERIPQKDGTVMVFDNIKIPMFYPDGKRRGLIKVGRDITERKNIEDSLIQSQVNFETFFETVNDLIFILDESGIIIHVNDSVIKRLEFSEEELLGIPISDILECQQPDCEGKLLNDMFSGIKHDSRIHLISKKKNPIEVDISTFRGEWNSKPAVFWISRDITELKLSEKKFSTAFNSNSAVMAISTVSEGRYIDINDTFIKVSGYTREEIIGQKSTDLGIFDDPSDREEIKRIFQEKGQVRDFEAKLRAKNGNCVYGILSMDRFNLGDDPCWLTVMTDITDRKQAEAEKLEMERRLLHAQKLESLGVLAGGIAHDFNNLLTGILGNLDLALLTLPSGSQAKTRIEQAIQASYRAEELTRQMLAYSGKGKFEIKQINISGIVKENAELFRASIARTVTLDLSVKNDLPYIEADPGQIQQIIMNLITNAAEAIGNAPGIISLTTGVMECSDEYLKQSRLEEKPEQGIFAFLDVTDNGCGMDKETERRIFEPFFTTKFTGRGLGMAAVLGIIRGHHGAIILDSEPGKGSTFKVLFPVSENNSDGYQNTGTPKNSSDIENTGTILVIDDEDHVRELCIDFLRVFGFSTLSARNGYEGLHIFKENSDKIVCVILDLTMPGLDGAATFKEIKKIKPDQKVILSSGYSEHEATVLFANKGLTGFIQKPYRIGDLKEKISMALK; from the coding sequence ATGGCACACAAAACCTTCGTCAGCCTAACCCAAGAAAAGCCTGATGGCTTTGACCTCAGAATCCCTGATCCTGAAGAAGCGAGCCGCATTTGCCTGTGCATCCTTGCAGAAAACCTGGATGTCTTCATGCAAAAAATGGGGTTCATGAAGGACATGATCACAGGGATTGTTCTGACAAAGGGCAAATCTAACGAATGCTCAAAACTGACTTCCAGGCTATGGCATATGACATACCCTGAAAATGAAATCCCTTTACCCATAAATGTCCTGTCCTGTTTTCTTGATACGATCTGCAATGAAGACTTAGATACATGCATGCTCTCCCTGAAGGATTCCGAAGATGATCTCGTATATGTTTTAAAGACCAGTGAGGAGGAAATCGACAGCCTTAACAGAGAAAAAGGGATGCTCATAAAGGCCCAGAAGGCTCTTCAGGAAAGCGAGGAGAACTACCGAAGCATATTCAACGCGACAAACGAGGCTATATTCATACACGATGCGAAAACAGGCAAAATACTCGATGTGAATGACCGCATGCTCAAAATGTATGGGTATGAGCGTGATGAAGCCTTAAAATGCGATATTGAAGTTTTTTCAGCAGGATTCCCTCCCTACAGTCGAAAAGAAGCCATGGAGTTCATCAAAAAAACAAGGAACGAAGGGCCGCAGGTTTTTGACTGGCTTTGCAAAAGAAAAAACGGGAGCCTGTTTTTCGGTGAGGTTTCGCTCAAAAATGAAAAAATAGGCAAAAGCGAAAAAGTCATAGCCGTTACAAGGGACATCAGCGACAGAAAAAAATCAGAAGAAGTCCTCATGGAAAACGAGGCCAAATACAGATCCCTTTCCGAAAACAGCCAGGATATCATCCTCAGGTACGACAGGGACTTCAGGCACATATACGCAAATAAGGCGGCGATGAGGATAGTCTCAAAAACACCTGAAGAAATTATAGGGAAGAGCCATCGTGAAATGGGTTTTGATAAGGCCATTTGCGAATTCTGGGAAAGCAAAATAAAAAAAGTCTTTGACACAGGAAATCCTGAAAGCACCACATTCGCTTGGGAAAGCGGACATGGGGAGCTTTTTCTTGACTGGAAACTGTTCCCGGAATTTGATTCAAACGGGAAAACAATCTCTGTATTAGGGGTGGCAAGGGACATCTCAGAGCTGAAAAAAACAGAAGAAGCTCTCCACAGAAGCGAACAACTTTTCAGGGGCTACTTCGAGCTCGGGCTTACAGGCATGTCAACAACAACTCCTGACAAAAAATGGGTTCATTTCAACGACAGGCTATGCGAGATACTCGGTTACTCCAGGGAGGAACTCCAGGCCCAGACATGGGACAGCATTACTGATCCCAAAAACATTGAAGAGGAAACAAGGCATTTTGAAAGGCTTATTTCAGGGGAATCTGACGGCTACACCATGGACAAAAGATATATCAGAAAAGACGGAAGCATTGCCCATGTCAATATCTCCGTAAGCTGCCTTAAAAATCAAAAAAACGAGGTTGAATACCTTATTGCAATGATTCAGGACATTACTGAGCGCAAAAAGGCTGAAAAGGCCCTCAGAAAAAGCGAAGCCCTTTTGTATTCCACGATTGAGAGCCTTCCCTTTGATATTTTCGCGCTGGATGAGAAAGAGACCTATATACTCCAGAATTCCGCCAGCAGAAAAAAATGGGGCAATGTCATAGGCAAGACACCCGAGGAAATAAACACAAACCCTGAAAACATGGAGATCTGGAAACACAACAACCGGAGAGCATATAACGGAGAGCAGGTTATCGGGGAGATCGAATTTTCCATAAACGGAGCAAAAACAAACTATTACCAGATAATAGTTCCCATTTTCCCCGAGTCTCCGCACAAAGGCATAGTTGGCGTAAACATAGACATCACAGAAAGAAAAAAAGCAGAAGAAGCTCTTGCTGAAAATGAGGAAAGACTCAGGACCCTCATAAATTCCATGCCTGATATTGTTTGCTTCAAGGATGGAGACGGGAAATGGCTTGAGGCAAATGACTTTTATATAAAGCTCATGGGACTTGAAGGGGTCGACTACAGGGGCAAAAAAAACTCGGAGCTTGCCGAATTCAATAAATTTTACAGAGACACCCTTAACATAAGGGATGATTCAGACGAAAAAACATGGGAGCTCGGGGTAATAACAAGAAAAGACGAAAGAATACCACAAAAAGACGGCACGGTAATGGTTTTTGACAATATAAAAATCCCCATGTTTTATCCTGACGGAAAAAGGCGTGGCCTTATCAAAGTGGGAAGGGACATTACTGAAAGAAAAAATATTGAGGATTCCCTTATCCAGAGCCAGGTCAATTTTGAAACATTCTTTGAAACAGTCAATGATCTGATCTTTATTCTTGATGAGAGCGGAATCATCATCCATGTAAACGATTCTGTAATAAAGCGCCTTGAATTCTCCGAAGAAGAACTTTTGGGGATACCAATATCAGACATACTTGAGTGCCAGCAGCCAGACTGCGAAGGTAAACTGCTTAATGATATGTTCTCAGGTATCAAGCACGATTCCAGAATCCACCTGATATCAAAAAAGAAAAATCCTATTGAAGTTGACATTTCAACATTCAGGGGGGAGTGGAACAGCAAGCCAGCTGTTTTCTGGATAAGCAGGGATATTACGGAGCTTAAGCTTTCGGAAAAAAAATTTTCCACCGCCTTCAATTCAAATTCAGCTGTCATGGCCATTTCAACTGTGAGCGAAGGCCGGTATATTGATATAAATGACACTTTCATAAAAGTGTCAGGATACACAAGGGAAGAAATCATAGGCCAGAAATCAACGGATCTTGGCATATTTGATGATCCGTCGGACAGGGAAGAAATCAAACGTATTTTTCAGGAAAAGGGTCAGGTAAGGGATTTTGAGGCAAAGCTCAGGGCAAAGAACGGAAACTGCGTATATGGAATACTTTCCATGGACAGGTTCAATTTAGGGGACGACCCCTGCTGGCTCACAGTGATGACAGACATAACCGATCGGAAACAGGCAGAAGCCGAAAAGCTTGAAATGGAGAGAAGACTTCTCCATGCCCAAAAACTGGAAAGCCTCGGAGTTCTGGCAGGGGGCATAGCCCACGACTTCAACAATCTTCTGACAGGCATACTCGGTAATCTTGACCTGGCGCTTCTTACCCTGCCTTCAGGATCACAGGCAAAAACAAGAATTGAACAGGCAATCCAGGCATCATACAGGGCAGAAGAGCTGACAAGGCAGATGCTCGCCTATTCAGGCAAAGGCAAATTCGAGATCAAGCAGATAAATATAAGTGGAATAGTCAAAGAAAACGCTGAGCTTTTCCGTGCGTCAATAGCAAGAACCGTGACCCTCGATCTTTCTGTAAAAAATGATCTTCCTTATATTGAAGCAGATCCAGGGCAAATTCAGCAGATAATAATGAATCTGATTACAAACGCGGCGGAAGCCATTGGCAACGCGCCTGGAATAATATCTCTAACAACCGGAGTAATGGAGTGCTCCGACGAATATCTGAAACAAAGCAGGCTTGAGGAAAAACCTGAACAAGGAATATTCGCGTTTCTTGATGTCACAGACAACGGATGCGGCATGGACAAAGAAACCGAAAGGCGGATCTTCGAACCCTTCTTCACGACAAAATTTACGGGCAGAGGCCTTGGAATGGCTGCTGTACTTGGAATAATAAGAGGACATCACGGAGCTATCATTCTGGACAGCGAACCAGGTAAAGGCAGCACTTTCAAGGTGCTTTTCCCTGTATCTGAAAATAATTCCGACGGGTATCAAAACACAGGCACGCCAAAAAACTCATCGGATATTGAAAATACAGGAACCATACTTGTCATTGATGATGAAGACCACGTAAGGGAACTGTGCATAGATTTTTTAAGAGTTTTCGGATTCAGCACCTTAAGTGCAAGAAACGGATACGAAGGCCTGCACATATTTAAGGAAAACTCCGATAAAATAGTTTGCGTAATTCTGGATCTTACAATGCCCGGGCTTGACGGGGCCGCCACATTCAAGGAAATCAAAAAGATAAAACCAGACCAGAAGGTTATCCTGAGCAGCGGATACAGCGAGCATGAAGCCACAGTGCTTTTTGCAAATAAAGGGCTTACTGGATTCATTCAAAAGCCTTATAGAATCGGGGATCTTAAGGAAAAAATCAGTATGGCTCTGAAATAG
- a CDS encoding CaiB/BaiF CoA transferase family protein: MPLSGLKILDFTTLLPGPLATMNLADLGADVLRIESLSKPDLVRFIPPFIDEKGDISCVHAYLNRNKRSLGLDLKNKESVSIIEKLILEKGFDIIIEQFRPGVMDRFGLSYQRFKEIKPDIIYCSITGYGQTGPLKNRAGHDINYLSLSGVMSFSGTKKSGPFVPGIQIADIAGSHNCVTGILAAVIHRMNTGMGQHIDIAMTDCMFQYNALTGPKTLCGGEDAGYETEVLNGGSLYGCYETLDERYLSFGGLEPQFSTSFFEALGLDDLIEGGVFQFGNIEKAKNAVKNVIKSKPLSYWVEKFAEIDACVEPVLTFSEAVLTDQAKARNLVVEVPFSEAKTIPQIACPIKFSECGASYKWVGCRLGNDNDLILSSLGFSESEISKIKGNGVLG, from the coding sequence ATGCCCTTATCAGGACTTAAGATACTTGACTTCACAACTCTTCTTCCAGGGCCACTTGCGACAATGAATCTGGCCGATCTTGGAGCAGATGTATTAAGGATCGAGTCTCTTTCAAAACCTGATCTTGTCAGATTTATTCCGCCTTTTATTGATGAAAAGGGCGATATCTCCTGTGTCCATGCATACCTGAACAGAAACAAGAGATCGCTTGGGCTTGATCTCAAAAATAAAGAGTCAGTCTCAATTATAGAAAAACTGATACTCGAAAAAGGTTTTGATATCATCATCGAGCAGTTCAGGCCCGGAGTAATGGATCGGTTCGGACTTTCATACCAGAGATTCAAGGAGATTAAGCCAGACATTATTTACTGTTCCATAACCGGTTATGGTCAGACAGGGCCGCTTAAAAACAGGGCAGGCCATGATATCAATTATCTGAGTCTTTCTGGTGTGATGAGCTTTTCAGGGACTAAAAAATCAGGGCCCTTTGTTCCCGGAATCCAGATTGCCGATATTGCGGGATCGCATAATTGCGTTACAGGAATTCTTGCGGCAGTAATTCATAGAATGAATACAGGCATGGGACAGCATATAGACATAGCAATGACGGACTGCATGTTTCAGTATAATGCTCTGACAGGCCCAAAAACTCTCTGCGGAGGAGAAGATGCTGGTTATGAAACAGAGGTTCTGAACGGAGGTTCTCTTTATGGCTGTTATGAAACTCTTGACGAGAGATATCTTTCATTTGGAGGCCTGGAACCGCAGTTCTCAACCTCATTTTTTGAGGCTTTGGGCCTTGATGATCTAATTGAAGGAGGCGTTTTTCAGTTTGGGAATATTGAAAAAGCAAAGAATGCCGTAAAAAATGTCATAAAATCCAAGCCTCTTTCTTATTGGGTTGAAAAATTTGCCGAAATAGACGCTTGTGTAGAGCCTGTGCTTACTTTTTCTGAGGCAGTCCTGACGGATCAAGCAAAGGCAAGAAATCTTGTTGTTGAAGTTCCTTTCTCAGAGGCAAAAACAATTCCCCAGATAGCCTGTCCGATAAAATTTTCAGAATGTGGGGCTTCGTATAAATGGGTTGGATGCCGCCTTGGGAATGATAATGATTTGATTCTGTCGTCGCTTGGATTCAGCGAGTCAGAAATCAGCAAGATCAAGGGAAATGGTGTTTTGGGGTGA